The Balaenoptera acutorostrata chromosome 11, mBalAcu1.1, whole genome shotgun sequence genome segment CATATAAACTCAATCCTGAAAGTTGTAGTTTTATTGTTGTTTACTTTTTAGCACAGAGCCATACCTTCCTTAACTGAGAATTACAATCCGTAATCAATGAAAACTGAGACCTGTAAGAAGCTCTTCCCTAAATTTAGTCATAATTAAAAGGTAGCTTAAAACAGGGATTCTGGACAGACTATGAACAGCTGCTTCAGAGTTGAAAAGTGAATGGTGAAAAGCAGTTCCATCATGAAGTATGAGCAAAATCTTACCTCTTACAAAAGTATTTTATTGCCTCAACCATACAGAGCCTTAATAGATCCTGATGATAACCTCAACATGCAGCCTTCTAATATTAATCTGATTTAAAAGTGTAGCCTCCATACTAGAAAAAGATCTTCCTAATCATATTACTGGGAAAGTGAGCAACATAACCCTGTTTTGCCAGTGTCAAAACAATCTTAACTATACCTCAAAGTTTGCAACCCATTAGGTTGGTAATCCAAATTTTAATCCACAAAACAGTAAGGGCCTGTAGTGTTTGCTGATCATTAAGTTTCATACTAAATGCCCTTCCCTATCACCCCAACCTTATGCATGCACTCTTCACCTGACACCTGGATTTACCCAGAAAGGCTGATAAAAGTGGTTTTTTCAAAATAAGTCGTATCTTATATTCTAGATGGGAGGGGGGAACCGTAATAGAGACGAATAACCACAAAACAGAGACTGTTATTATCAATTTGCTTATACAGATAAGCAACTGAAGAGTATTTTCATGTATACTCTGATTCAACAGCTGGAACTAATTTTTACACTAAAATTATTTCAGAGGCGTtctaaaattctgtttaaaagtCAACTTAGCCTCTGAAATTAACTTAAAAGGTGGTAACTTTTTAAAAGGTACTTAAGCTTAGATtcaaagtagaataaaataaaagctagtttTTAGTGGCCTCACGCAGCTAAATATTCCCCTCAAAGAAAATTCCATTATCTTTATAACCAAACTAAAAGCAAACTACATATTAACTTTAAGGTTTTCTAACTTTACCACAATAAACACACCAATACACTTAGGCTGGTTCTGAATAACCTTCTCCTGGGAAAAACAATGTTTTTGCTACCAAGTGTGatttaatcattttataaattaatcacTTTCACAACACTTCGAATACATGTTTTAAACTGACTCCTTGGATCACAAGCTTTAATATCCAAATCTTTAAAGTTAGTTCTTTCTTAAAACGGAGCACttacagttaaaaatatttaagataatttcAACAACTTATAAAGTATGTTAGATAAACTGAAAAGTATAAACTaatttcaaagtgaaagaaaaactcAATTGGCATTCTAATAGAGTAAATTCTAATGATAATAAAATCCTTGCAATAGGATGCCTCATGTTTCTACAAAGCACTTTAAAACCACGATATCCTCCCATCAATTACAAATATAAAGACTTCCTACCGTGAAATCAATCTATAAAATCCGTAGATTGATGTAATCTGCAGGACAGTTTATAAGAATTATGAATCCTCtgcaaatttaaaataactcttaaaaaaaactcaaaggCAAAAAAAGGGGAGTTTCAAAATTAAGATTATCAAGACCACAACCAGTTTCACTAGTAATATAAGGTTTTTTCATACACGTGATAAATTTATTACCCAGTAATGGTAAAATGATTGCAGTGTTTTGTAGTCTCTAATGTTTAAGCAACAAGAAAAGCAAGTACATTTGGTTATCAGGGTTTAACCTTATTTGGCACCAATATCTTACTCCTTACTCTGAAATATGATGTAAAAATTACATATTCAAGTGAATATCTAATAAAAATGAAGTCAAAACTTCACTTCCTGAAATACTGCTTAGCCAATTACTATCTCCTAAAAGGACTAGTAGACAGataataactaaaaaaaagaaaaaagaaaaaaacccccaaataccTGGCACATACTGCTTGTAGCTATTTAAAGTGAATTATTCTAACTCTTGTGAAGTGGAAATAGCAGAGAACCTTTGTTCagatccagctccaccacttccATTCTATACTTACTGTTTTGAGTAAGACACTCaacttgcttcttcatctgttaaatggaagTCAAAATAATACCTATCTTGCGCCAGAGTTgtgaaaatgaaatgattaaGGCATTTAAATCGTGCAGTGCTAGGGAAGTGTGTTTTATGGGTGTATGTGTATACTAGGTAAATGAAACAACTGTGGTAGATGCTGACTGTATAAATTAATGCCAACTTTCAAATATCTACTGGTACCAAAGAAGGAGTATACAGTAAAATGATAAATGACACATGCTTCATTGTGCAGTTCacatcaatttttaattttcttgaagaCATTCTCATTCCTGCCACGCCTGAATAGTTCAGGACAATTTTTCCAAGGTTTGCACTCTCTACTTTATCCCACTCAAGATGTTTCCTTAACTAGACATTAAAGTAAATGTCAAACAGAATTTGAtgctatattttcaaaatatttagagCTGTGAATTCCTTATAACACTAAATATAAGCCATTGTGTTAATTTTTATGTTAACAATCGAATTCCTAGAACTTtagaatattttaacttttaaatccaAGTcaataaagatggttaaaaaTTCTACTGCTCATCAAAACATTAGCAGATGGTCAAAATAACTAATATACTTTAGATGCATTATAATACGCATGACACGGTTCTGTTTAAAAAAGTACATTAAAGACCAATTCGTTCAAACACGAAGTTTTCCAGAGATCAaaagtaatgatagtaacaaCTGAAACATACCATAACAATAAACTTCTTAATGTCCCGAAAAAATGAAGCGCATTTTTGTCAGTCTCCACATTCTTTCTAAGAAGCTTTAGAAAAATGCTACTAATCCCTTCAGAGATCTCGCCAAAACAAGACTTTAAATATTATCATCTAAAATCACGACTCTCACGTTGAAGCATTACTGTATAAAGATTTTAAAACGCATACTAACATGCTGTACCTTATGACTGCATTTTGTTACAATTCCTACTCTCTTCGATTCCGCAAAGTTATTTTAAAGGACACCAATTCATTATTCTTTTACACAACGATTTATAcgtttttaaaactttctcccCAATTTGATCACCAACGAAATCGAAGTTACTAAAATCACTTTGGAGACCATGTTAATGACCACACATGAGGAATTCTGGAAGCGCggattaaatataaaagaatagtcTTTACTTTTCTAAATAAAGGAAAGTGATGGTTGGGGGTCTCCTCCCTGAACAAGGAAGTTCTGTTACATCCAGGCGAGACCAGCCATGTTGGAAAACACTTGTCAATTACGGTTCTGACAAGTATTCGCGAACACGGCTGGATGAAGCTAACCTTGTGTACCGAGGTGCGTACATCAAGGCCCTCTTCGGCTCCGCCACAGGATCTGGGCCTACTTTGGGGATTGTTTCCGAGTTGGAGCCGTCCTTCGGTCCGTACGGAGTGCAGAGCCGAGGGGAAAGAGGGCGGGGAAAGGAGAGTTGGGGGGAAAAGGGTTTGAGAGTTGGAAGCCGCTATCCGCAGCGAGAGGGGCGCGGCGGCCGGCAGAGGTTTCCGAGTTGAGAGCCGGGGGGAGGGGCCGAGGATTCGGGGAGCAGGGGGATCTCAGCAAAAAGTCCCCTCGGGCCCCTCGGAGGGGCCCAGGAGCgcaagaggaggaagggaaggggaaacgCTTCAGTGCACTGACCTGTCCTCCGAGTCCATGCGGCTCAGGGGTTCCCCATCCGACGACATCTCCAAGCTGCCTCGCCGGCCCCCGGAGGTCGCGCTGCTTCCGCCTCCCCCGGTCCCGTAGCCCTCATCTCCGCCGCTGGAAAcgacgctgctgctgctgctgccgcccccgccgccgccctgGCTgccccgcggtcccttgggctcCTCCAGGCCCTCCTTGCCGTCCCCATCcccgctgctgctgctggcgGCACCGGGGCTCAGCGAGCGCGTCTCGTCGCTGCTGCTCCCGCCGCTGCTGCCCACCAGGCTCTCGGCGCTGCTCTCCTCCTCACccccgccgctgctgctgctctcgtcctcctcctcctcgtcctcctcctcgtcctcatCCTCCCCGGCCTGGCTGGCGCTCTCGGGGCTCGGCTCCGACATCGTCTCCGCCTCGCCGCCCCCCACTCCGCCGCCGCCTCCACCGcccccaccgccgccgccgccgttcAGCAGCAGCGCCGCCACCGCCTCGGCCTccgcctcttcttcctcctcctcttcctcctcctcctcctctggcgGCTCAGCCCGACCCCGCGCCGCCGGGCCGGGGCTGCCGGGGGGCAGAGGGCTCAGGCGGGAGAGCTCCTCCAGGTCGGCCATGTCGGTGATAGCGGCGGCCATGGCGGcgcctgctcctcctcctcctcctcctcctccccgccgccgccgccgcctccctctCTGGACTCTCGCTCCCGTGCCCCCTCCCGAACGCCCAAAACTCCGCCGACGCCGCTGCAGAGCAGGAGGAGGGCCCGCGAGCTGCGTCAGCCTGCACACGCGCTACGGAGCCCGCGCGGGGACAGGCGCGCGACTGCGCGCACTCACGCGGAGACGGCTGCGCGCCTGCGCGGCGGCACGCGGTGgcacctcccccccgccccccggccgcGGATTCCGCACCCCCGCCGGCGCCCCCGCTGGTCCCCGCCCGGCCTCCGCCCCGACCCGCCGAGGACTCAGAGTTTCCGCGGGGCCTTCCCACGCCTTCCCTGCTCGCGCGGCGGGCGGGACACGCGGAACGAAAACCTGAGCGCTAGTCGGCGATTCTAACAGCCCTCCGAGGTCTCAAGATAAAGTCATTCATTCCGGGGGGTGTTTGGGGAGCGTCCCCGGTGCACAGGCGCTAAGCCAAGAATCGAACAAGTCCCTGGGCTTCTGAGAGCTGACAGTCTACGAGGAGAGGCGATTAAAATGAGTTAAAATGAATAATACAGTGCGAGGTACTGAGTCCATACGCGCGACACAGAGCCACAGGTTATCATCTAACCTGCGTTCGAATAACCCGAGGAATGGTTAAATCACAGTCTCAGAGCAAACATGTGTGTTCAAGATCTTCAAACTTTTTAGCTCCTGAGCCCTCTAAAACGATTTTGTACACCCTTATACGGTTTAAAGTGACATCCACATTTTTTCCAGcttcttatattttataactgtCACACTTTTTTAAACGTAGCCAATGAACACAACACCATAGGGATTTAACACCCACCAATATCCACCTTTTAGAATCCGATCTCTTTTATGCTTGGGCAATTTCCATCCTTTATCTTCTGGGACTCATTTACATTTTACATCCTGTCCAGAATTTtatcttaataatatattttatattcgaACTGTTTTATTGATCATCTTATATTTCCTTGTAACAAAAATGTGtacagaaattgaaatttaacgGTTGTTTTAAAATCTGTGATCATAACACTCTTGTCTTATTATTTCAACtgatcaaatatatttcaaaatatttataaataaatattaaacacaaaagtaaaatttTGTTGGCAATGCACCTCACAAAGATGGAATTGAATACTTTTTTTAACTAGATTATCAGTGGATGAGTATTTCTAGAATGAGAACGAGCTGCTTCAATTCTATTCCAAGCTTTCAATTCCATGGATGTAAGCACTGAGAAAACTTGTTCACATAAGTAAGTACATGAGAATGAATGGAGTTTTGTTACAGCAATGCAACTCAATTCTTTGAACTCTTTCCAAATTATATGCCCAAAAAGTCACACAAAGatctaacaagaaaaaaatacttttaatggtCTATCTGCTGACAACACAGACTAGATTCTCTTTCAACTTTGTTGAAAGCAAGTAACTGAAAACCACCTGACTTGTAAAAGGATGTGTTACTCATTCTCATTCACCAGTCAATTGTTCCTTTTTTGGTGTCCTGGAGGTTTCTGCATCCCCGGGGTACAGCACCTTAGGAAGATGTGAGGTGGGGCAGAATTATgcctttcttttgtaaaataggaGAGGGGCATTGGGATAAGGGAGGCTGGAAAGGAGCCCACATTACCCTCTGACCCCAGGGCACATTTTCAGGCAGATCCTTTTAGGTAAAAGGGAAGTGAGAATCAGAGAACGGATGGATTGCCTTAAAACAGGCTCGGCGCTCATACACATCTTAGAAAGTCTTCATACACCATGAATACCCCAGTATTATGTCTATTGCCTTAGGCCTTTGGACAGCTGTTATACGTTCCATATGTTGCCTCAagggaaagcaaaaataaaaataagaaataatagtaTGGGGCATTATGGCTTACAgatacctccacacacacatacaatgcaAAATGCTAACCGCAAATATGTTAACCTCAAAGCCACTCTTTGAGATAGACTAGGAAGGTATTATCTTTCTGTGTTGTCAATTAAGAACTATTAGAGGGACTTTTCTGGCAGTCCACTgtttaggactccgcgcttccactgcaggggcacaggtttgatccctggtctgggaaccaagatcccacatgccgtgaagtgaggccaaaaagaaaaaaaaaaaaaaaactattagagagTTTAGCTGAAAAGTGTATATTAAGTgtatgtgcccagcactgtatgAAGCCCTAGAGATTTTGGCTGAGTTTGGCTGAGTTATTTAAGGAAAACTTAACGAAGAATGTAGGATTTGAACGGTTGTGTATGTAAGATATACTACATTTAAGTTTAAGTCATTTGAGCTGGATCTTGAAGAGTGAATAGACTAGAATTCTGTGTGAGGGGGAATTCTAGGACTCAGAAGCCATAACACTGGAAAAgcataaaaatttaatttgtgaCTGTTAATTAACCATGAGAAAACGAAGCTAAAAAGCTGAAAAAGAGTTCAAGATGAGATTACAGAAAATCTTGAATAAAAAGATTCACTTTGAAAGATGACAGGTATATTTATATACcacagtgtgtctgtgtgtatatatatatttagaaaatatattttttaaagatgtgctATGATTAAAGTTATAAGGGTATCTAATGTTATAGATGACATGGAGAAAAGTGTGAAAAGACTGAAAGGTGAATGGAGATGAGACACGTGGAAATGGCAGGTATCAAAGCCACAGATGAATGCTCCGACTGCAGTATTTATACTTGAAGATGAAAACGAGCTATCTTAGAACTGGCTTTTTGGAGAAAAGTGTGTTTCCCATCAATGGAGAGgtttcttgttgttttgtttttaattgcaaattttctgaaaatttgaaagaattggATAATAAACACCTGTACACCCGCCTAGATTCATCAATTactaacattttgccacatttgcacAGTCTGtgtccctctgtctctgtttctttctctgtgtcccctccctctccctcccctcctccctttctccctctccctcttggtTTAGTTGCAGACATCATTACTCTGCATGCATCTCCTTAGAACAAGGCCACTCTCGTACATAACCACAGTGTCACAATGTCATTATCGCATTCAGTGAAGTGTCTGACTAAAGGCAGGACCTCTGGGTGATAGAATTTTTTCAGGTGGCATCAGGTGAGAGGTTGGATGAAATGCAAGCAGTGTGGTCTGCAGACCAGTGCCCATCCACCCCCTGTTCGTTACCAGCCTGCAGCTAGATACATGCTGAAATTAGCTTCAGGAAACTTTTATAACAACATGGTAGAGTAATTTTACATCTGCTGAGCCTAATAATAGAAAAGGGaggcttattttttttatgtcatcagtttattttttatcttataatTCTGGtaattcactctttttaaaaatttattatcttatttatttatttggttgtgccgggtcttagttgccgctcacaggctccttagttgcagcatgcatgtgggatctagttccctgaccagggatcaaacccaggc includes the following:
- the AEBP2 gene encoding zinc finger protein AEBP2 isoform X2, which gives rise to MAAAITDMADLEELSRLSPLPPGSPGPAARGRAEPPEEEEEEEEEEEEAEAEAVAALLLNGGGGGGGGGGGGGVGGGEAETMSEPSPESASQAGEDEDEEEDEEEEDESSSSGGGEEESSAESLVGSSGGSSSDETRSLSPGAASSSSGDGDGKEGLEEPKGPRGSQGGGGGGSSSSSVVSSGGDEGYGTGGGGSSATSGGRRGSLEMSSDGEPLSRMDSEDSISSTIMDVDSTISSGRSTPAMMNGQGSTTSSSKNIAYNCCWDQCQASFNSSPDLADHIRSIHVDGQRGGVFVCLWKGCKVYNTPSTSQSWLQRHMLTHSGDKPFKVSVIKKKQQGFPGGAVVESLPANAGDAVSSPGLGRSRMPWSNWAREPQLLSLRVWSLCSATGEAAIVRGPRTAMKSGPRLPQLEKALAQKRRPNTAKNK